The following are encoded in a window of Flavobacterium psychrotrophum genomic DNA:
- a CDS encoding recombinase family protein has protein sequence MKNADLYIRVSTDEQADKGYSQRNQEDMLRKYCENNDISVQNVILEDHSAKSFNRPEWIKYLEILKREKRRSDVVLFTKWDRFSRNAGDAYQMINILRKFGVEPQAIEQPLDFSIPENKIMLALYLATPEVENDRRALNVFHGMRRAKKEGRALGIAPIGYKNKITEDGKKYFGIVEPHATYIRWAFEELARGVKPADQIRKEVNRMGLKCGSSVFYTMVRNPIYCGLIYVPAYKDEEERFVKGTHDPILSEYLFYEVQDVLDGKKRKVRSRSKIEADENFPLRGFLQCPHCGGMLTASSSKGKTRHYPYYHCQPGCRYRYRADELNELFERELRKFVPHPAIKELYKVIVGKLFSEFTKPENDQRKRISDDIDRLSQKISKARNLLLADVIDAEDYKALKEEAENEIKKAERLLNTIGANKPSQMQVEKLMDKAISTLSRLDTYYSTLPVSKKRELIGSIYPEKIVFDGKDYRTPKLNEAARLIYLINNDLYSIKNRKGQKSAYLSGQVESPGIEPASKTLVKPIF, from the coding sequence ATGAAAAATGCCGATTTATATATAAGGGTAAGTACTGACGAACAGGCGGATAAAGGCTATTCGCAGCGTAATCAGGAAGATATGCTCCGCAAGTATTGCGAGAATAATGACATAAGCGTCCAAAATGTGATTTTGGAAGACCATTCCGCAAAAAGCTTTAACCGTCCGGAATGGATCAAATACCTTGAAATCCTAAAAAGAGAGAAGCGACGCTCGGATGTCGTGCTGTTCACCAAGTGGGACAGGTTCAGCAGGAACGCCGGCGATGCCTACCAAATGATCAACATCCTTAGAAAATTCGGAGTTGAGCCCCAGGCTATCGAGCAGCCACTGGATTTCAGCATTCCGGAAAACAAAATAATGCTGGCCCTTTACCTTGCCACCCCTGAGGTGGAAAATGACCGCAGGGCGCTTAACGTATTTCATGGCATGCGCCGTGCCAAGAAGGAGGGAAGGGCATTAGGAATTGCACCAATTGGGTATAAAAATAAGATTACTGAAGACGGAAAGAAATATTTTGGGATAGTTGAGCCACATGCGACCTATATACGGTGGGCTTTCGAAGAGTTAGCAAGAGGCGTTAAGCCAGCCGACCAGATCAGGAAGGAAGTGAACCGTATGGGATTAAAATGCGGAAGTTCCGTTTTTTATACGATGGTGCGCAATCCGATATACTGCGGATTAATTTATGTACCTGCCTACAAAGATGAGGAAGAACGGTTTGTAAAGGGAACACATGATCCGATTTTGTCCGAGTACCTTTTTTATGAAGTTCAGGATGTACTGGATGGCAAGAAACGAAAGGTACGTTCAAGGTCAAAAATCGAGGCTGACGAGAATTTTCCGCTGCGTGGATTTCTGCAATGCCCACATTGCGGCGGTATGCTTACAGCCAGTTCCTCAAAAGGCAAGACTAGACACTATCCGTATTACCACTGCCAGCCAGGATGCAGGTATCGCTATCGCGCCGACGAGCTGAATGAGCTTTTTGAGCGTGAATTGAGGAAATTTGTACCGCATCCTGCAATCAAAGAATTGTATAAGGTGATTGTCGGAAAGCTTTTTTCAGAATTTACAAAGCCGGAAAATGACCAACGCAAAAGAATCTCTGACGATATTGACAGGCTAAGCCAAAAAATTTCCAAAGCACGGAACCTGCTGCTGGCAGACGTGATAGATGCGGAGGATTATAAAGCTTTAAAAGAAGAAGCGGAAAATGAAATCAAGAAGGCCGAAAGATTATTGAACACCATAGGCGCTAATAAGCCCTCGCAGATGCAGGTGGAAAAGCTTATGGATAAGGCAATTAGCACGCTTTCAAGGTTGGATACGTACTATAGCACTTTGCCAGTAAGTAAGAAAAGAGAGCTGATAGGTTCGATATATCCCGAAAAAATCGTTTTTGACGGGAAAGATTATCGAACACCTAAGCTCAATGAAGCAGCCCGGCTTATCTATTTGATAAACAACGACTTATATTCAATAAAAAACCGGAAAGGACAAAAATCTGCGTACCTTTCCGGTCAAGTGGAGTCGCCGGGAATCGAACCTGCTTCGAAAACCCTTGTAAAACCTATATTTTAA
- a CDS encoding DNA-binding protein, protein MKEPFTKEDLWQFASEIIREVTKINNPLTNQSEVISDEWLKSKAVRKILDISAGSLRNLRITCKLRYKKVMGSYYYNKADLLGLFNDVS, encoded by the coding sequence ATGAAAGAGCCATTTACGAAAGAAGATCTTTGGCAATTCGCCTCGGAAATTATTCGTGAAGTAACAAAAATCAATAACCCGCTGACCAATCAATCTGAAGTCATAAGTGACGAGTGGTTGAAAAGCAAAGCTGTCCGCAAGATATTGGATATTTCCGCCGGATCGCTCCGGAACCTTCGTATTACCTGCAAATTGCGCTACAAAAAAGTTATGGGCTCGTACTACTATAATAAGGCCGACCTTTTAGGACTATTTAACGATGTTTCGTAA
- a CDS encoding helix-turn-helix transcriptional regulator, whose translation MNPQFEKYKGIHPGAILERELKKRDLAQRPFALSIGIAPQSFNQIIKTKRPLPISAALKIERALNLEEGALALLQTYYDISVEKMKNSFHPKPNLIHLRKSLFWDTAIDTIDWEKQSKAVIERIFERGNLTEKKEIIRFYGSSKIRAIIFAPSAKAKLTRGIQIKPIL comes from the coding sequence ATGAACCCACAATTTGAGAAATATAAAGGTATCCATCCCGGTGCTATACTTGAACGTGAACTCAAAAAAAGAGACCTTGCGCAACGCCCTTTTGCCTTATCAATTGGGATTGCCCCCCAGTCATTTAACCAAATTATTAAAACTAAGAGGCCCTTACCGATATCTGCCGCTCTAAAGATAGAAAGAGCCCTTAACTTGGAAGAGGGCGCTTTAGCCTTATTGCAAACCTATTATGATATCAGTGTTGAAAAAATGAAAAACTCATTTCATCCGAAACCTAATTTAATACACTTACGAAAAAGCCTGTTTTGGGATACCGCTATTGACACAATAGATTGGGAAAAACAATCAAAAGCGGTAATTGAAAGAATTTTTGAACGGGGAAATTTAACTGAGAAGAAAGAAATCATACGTTTTTATGGCTCTTCCAAGATCCGTGCTATAATCTTCGCGCCATCAGCTAAAGCAAAACTTACAAGAGGTATACAAATTAAACCAATACTATAG
- a CDS encoding nucleotidyl transferase AbiEii/AbiGii toxin family protein, giving the protein MIYWKTVNDLLRETLLLLMRSKELDEFRLVGGTALSLQLGHRMSVDIDLFTDTEYGSMDFKSIESFLEANFSYVDKGFGDVIGMGKSYLVGSDVNDTIKLDLYYTTDPFIEPPLIIEEIRMATLNEIIAMKVDVIQRTGRKKDFWDLYEVLSKYSIKDMIALHKSRYKYSHDEVLIRGNFVNFSEADDDFEPICLRGNYWEFIKEDIINAIEKEYKTMRKN; this is encoded by the coding sequence ATGATATATTGGAAAACTGTAAATGATCTGCTTCGGGAAACTTTACTGCTCCTAATGCGTTCAAAAGAATTAGATGAATTTCGCCTTGTAGGTGGCACTGCACTAAGCCTGCAGTTAGGTCACAGAATGTCAGTAGATATAGACCTTTTCACTGACACTGAGTACGGTTCAATGGATTTTAAAAGCATTGAAAGTTTTCTAGAAGCAAACTTCTCCTACGTCGATAAAGGATTTGGGGACGTTATCGGAATGGGAAAATCCTATCTCGTAGGATCAGATGTAAACGACACAATCAAGCTTGACCTTTATTACACTACAGATCCGTTTATAGAACCGCCATTGATAATAGAAGAGATTAGGATGGCAACCCTAAATGAGATCATAGCCATGAAAGTGGATGTTATCCAGCGTACCGGCCGTAAGAAAGATTTTTGGGACCTTTATGAAGTACTATCAAAATATAGTATAAAGGATATGATAGCACTCCATAAAAGCCGGTATAAATATTCACATGATGAAGTTTTGATACGAGGCAACTTTGTGAATTTTAGTGAAGCAGACGATGATTTCGAACCTATTTGTCTCCGCGGCAATTATTGGGAATTCATTAAGGAAGATATTATCAACGCAATCGAAAAGGAATATAAGACTATGCGTAAAAATTAA
- a CDS encoding heavy metal translocating P-type ATPase: MKEDKLSPTTSLLNDQKIINEHDEEKLDINEDSEAGGWVSHWPLLTAFAILAVMLTLEFGFSYQPPFPVNLIIFSVAFLLAGYNVLGMAWRKAKRFDFFNEFFLMSVATIGAFSIGSYSEGVAVMVFYSIGEWFQDAAVDRAKRSIKALLDIRPDKVTVKRDGKTVVVNPKEIKVSETIEVKSGEKVALDGVLLSDAGTFNTAALTGESKPDTKRKGEAVYAGMINLDKVTEVEVASLFTDSKLSKILEMVQDATARKSQTQLFISRFAKIYTPIVFALALLVCFVPYFFINPYNFHDWFYRALVFLVISCPCALVVSIPLGYFGGIGLASRNGILFKGSNFLDVMTTINVVIMDKTGTLTKGVFKVQEVVAVGIDKTELVNHAAALEKSSTHPIARAVVDHVGKELGLKAEGVEEISGHGLVGKVDGKIIHAGNAKLLKKYDISYPEEINSLIDTVVVLAIDGNYAGYITIADEIKDDAKEAIDQMHKLNIQTVMLSGDKQAVVDKVAKTLGIDQAYGDLLPEGKVEKVQALKDSGSRIAFVGDGVNDAPVVALADAGIAMGGLGSDATIETADIVIQNDQPSKIIAAIRVGKITKQVVWQNITIAMVVKVVVLVLGAGGIANLWEAVIADVGVALLAILNAVRIQKMKLK, encoded by the coding sequence ATGAAAGAAGATAAGCTAAGTCCAACAACTTCACTATTAAATGATCAAAAGATCATAAATGAGCATGATGAAGAAAAATTGGATATAAACGAGGATTCTGAAGCCGGGGGATGGGTAAGCCACTGGCCGCTACTTACTGCATTTGCTATCCTGGCCGTTATGCTGACCCTCGAATTTGGATTTTCTTACCAACCGCCATTTCCAGTTAACCTGATCATTTTTTCTGTGGCATTTTTGCTAGCGGGTTATAACGTACTGGGCATGGCCTGGCGTAAGGCAAAGCGCTTTGATTTTTTTAATGAATTTTTCCTGATGAGCGTTGCAACAATTGGTGCCTTTAGCATTGGGTCGTATAGCGAAGGGGTAGCAGTAATGGTATTTTATTCGATAGGTGAGTGGTTTCAGGATGCAGCCGTAGACAGGGCTAAACGAAGTATTAAAGCGTTGCTCGATATAAGGCCTGATAAAGTTACCGTTAAAAGGGACGGAAAAACGGTGGTCGTAAACCCTAAAGAGATTAAAGTTAGCGAGACTATAGAGGTTAAGTCCGGTGAAAAAGTAGCACTCGACGGCGTCCTTCTTTCAGATGCCGGAACCTTTAACACTGCAGCCCTTACAGGCGAAAGCAAACCTGATACCAAACGAAAAGGGGAGGCTGTATATGCCGGTATGATTAATCTTGATAAGGTGACAGAAGTAGAAGTTGCCTCGCTTTTTACAGATAGTAAGCTTAGCAAGATATTAGAGATGGTGCAGGATGCTACGGCACGCAAATCGCAAACACAGCTTTTTATAAGCCGTTTTGCCAAAATTTATACCCCTATTGTATTTGCCCTGGCTTTACTGGTTTGTTTTGTACCCTATTTTTTTATTAACCCTTACAATTTTCATGACTGGTTTTACCGGGCACTGGTATTTCTTGTTATAAGTTGCCCGTGTGCCTTAGTGGTTTCTATTCCGCTGGGCTATTTTGGCGGTATAGGACTGGCTTCCAGAAACGGTATCCTGTTTAAAGGCTCTAACTTTTTAGATGTAATGACCACGATTAATGTGGTTATTATGGATAAAACCGGTACGCTTACAAAAGGAGTGTTTAAAGTTCAGGAAGTTGTAGCTGTGGGAATAGATAAAACAGAGTTGGTAAACCATGCAGCCGCTCTGGAAAAAAGCTCTACACACCCTATAGCGCGGGCAGTGGTAGACCATGTAGGTAAAGAGTTAGGGCTAAAAGCAGAAGGTGTAGAAGAAATTTCAGGCCACGGGTTGGTGGGTAAAGTGGATGGAAAGATCATACATGCGGGTAATGCAAAACTGCTCAAAAAATATGATATATCGTATCCGGAGGAAATAAATAGTTTGATAGATACCGTGGTAGTATTGGCTATAGATGGCAATTATGCGGGTTATATAACCATTGCAGATGAAATTAAAGACGATGCCAAAGAAGCAATCGACCAAATGCACAAGCTAAATATACAAACCGTTATGTTATCGGGCGATAAGCAGGCGGTAGTAGATAAGGTTGCTAAAACATTGGGTATTGACCAAGCTTATGGAGACTTGCTGCCTGAAGGGAAAGTAGAGAAGGTGCAGGCATTAAAAGATTCCGGTAGCCGGATAGCCTTTGTGGGCGATGGTGTAAATGATGCGCCGGTAGTTGCCCTTGCAGATGCAGGTATTGCTATGGGAGGCCTGGGCAGTGATGCCACTATTGAAACCGCAGATATTGTGATCCAGAACGACCAGCCCTCTAAAATTATTGCTGCCATAAGGGTGGGCAAGATTACTAAACAGGTAGTATGGCAAAACATTACTATAGCCATGGTTGTTAAGGTAGTTGTGTTAGTACTTGGGGCAGGTGGTATTGCAAATTTATGGGAGGCTGTTATTGCTGATGTGGGTGTGGCGTTGCTGGCTATACTTAACGCAGTAAGGATACAGAAAATGAAGTTGAAATAG
- a CDS encoding efflux RND transporter permease subunit, giving the protein MSITEIAIKRPLLLIVIFTVLVLFGVQCYLSLNYNLLPKIEVPTVSVSTLYPGASASEVQVSVTKKLEDAFAAVEGLDQMNSTSQESVSQITLQFKSGTNLEEAERAVQRKADQALNDLPDTSERPQVNKVNLEETPVIKAGVTAAMPPRELYDFVDTQLRPLLQNVAGVGQVIIIGGEQREVQVQINRERLQQYGLSLSQVTQAVNNANLSFPAGSIETPSRQLSIRYDANLKSLEELRRLAVATGKDGSMIYLSDVAEVADGTAKTTAINHINGIPSIGIQIIKQNDANAVDVSHLVKQALQSMESQYGARKLHFAISSDQSVYTLESADAVMHDLVLAVAIVGIVMLAFLHSLRSSLFVLVALPSSIIPTFIAMYLLGFSLNLMTLMAMSLVVGILVDDSIVVLENIYRHLEMGTDKRTAALKGRNEIGFTALAITLVDVVVFLPLALAGGMIGSILREFSLVVVISTLMSLFVSFTITPLLASRFGRVEHLNKATLWGRANLGFEQFLDRIKEDYGTLLKIALGKKRWVLSATLLLLIGSIALVPTGFIGAAFIPATDQGDLVINLELEPTAPIYRTNLMAQKAEKILLSQPQVKQAFSSIGFVSGSVSGAASNANLAEITITLVDKKQRNQSAEEFGIAMQRRLSSVLPGVKITASAISITGNVNSAPVQIAIKGTDITQVRQVAEAYRSVVASIPGTKFVKLSVKNPKPEVAIQLDREKMALLGLNAAQVGATLQNAFSGSDQSLFRQGGNEYDILVRLDHFNRSDISNVRNMPFVNTLGQTVTLGQFATVGEVLGETTLQRINRLNAITVQANVAGRPSGTVTDEIRSKAASVKIPEGIAVSYLGDAKNQGDAFGSLGLALLTAIILVYLIMVALYENAVYPFVVLFSIPVALVGALLALALTMETLNIFTIIGMIMLLGLVSKNAILIVDFTNHLRDEGHNVRQALVEAGKERLRPILMTTLAMILGMLPIAIASGAGSEIKNGMAWVIIGGLTSSMVLTLFVVPSMYLIIDNLLTALKRPKP; this is encoded by the coding sequence ATGTCTATAACCGAAATTGCCATAAAGCGGCCCTTGCTGCTCATTGTAATCTTTACCGTGCTGGTGCTCTTCGGGGTGCAGTGCTACCTGAGCCTCAACTACAACCTGCTGCCCAAAATCGAGGTACCCACCGTATCGGTAAGCACCCTATATCCCGGGGCTTCCGCCTCGGAAGTCCAGGTATCGGTAACCAAAAAGCTGGAGGATGCCTTTGCGGCTGTGGAAGGCCTTGACCAGATGAATTCCACTTCCCAGGAAAGCGTCTCGCAAATTACCCTCCAGTTTAAAAGCGGCACCAACCTCGAAGAGGCAGAACGCGCCGTGCAGCGTAAGGCCGACCAGGCCCTGAATGACCTGCCCGATACTTCCGAGAGGCCCCAGGTGAATAAGGTCAACCTGGAAGAAACCCCCGTGATAAAAGCCGGGGTAACCGCCGCCATGCCCCCAAGGGAACTTTATGATTTTGTGGATACCCAGCTGCGCCCCCTGTTGCAAAACGTGGCAGGTGTGGGGCAGGTAATTATTATCGGTGGCGAACAGCGCGAGGTTCAGGTGCAGATCAACCGGGAACGCCTTCAGCAATACGGGCTTTCCCTCTCGCAGGTAACACAGGCGGTAAATAATGCCAACCTCTCCTTCCCTGCCGGCAGCATAGAAACACCCTCCCGACAGCTTTCCATACGTTACGATGCCAACCTGAAGTCCCTGGAAGAATTGCGCCGCCTCGCGGTGGCTACGGGAAAAGACGGCAGTATGATTTACCTTTCCGATGTGGCTGAGGTTGCCGATGGGACGGCAAAGACGACGGCGATCAACCACATTAACGGCATCCCATCCATAGGGATACAGATCATAAAGCAAAACGATGCCAACGCTGTTGATGTAAGCCACCTGGTCAAACAGGCGCTACAGTCTATGGAAAGCCAATATGGCGCGCGTAAACTGCACTTTGCCATCTCTTCGGACCAGAGCGTCTATACCCTGGAATCGGCCGATGCGGTAATGCACGACCTGGTACTGGCGGTAGCCATCGTGGGGATTGTAATGCTGGCCTTCCTTCACAGCCTGCGCAGTTCGCTGTTTGTACTGGTAGCACTCCCCTCGTCGATCATACCTACCTTCATCGCGATGTACCTTCTGGGTTTTTCCCTTAACCTGATGACCCTTATGGCCATGTCACTGGTCGTTGGGATATTGGTCGATGACTCTATTGTGGTGCTTGAGAATATTTACAGGCACCTGGAAATGGGCACCGATAAACGGACCGCTGCCCTAAAGGGCCGTAACGAGATCGGCTTTACCGCACTGGCCATAACCCTTGTGGATGTCGTGGTATTCCTGCCCCTGGCCCTGGCCGGGGGAATGATCGGCTCCATCCTCCGGGAATTCTCCCTGGTCGTGGTGATCTCGACCCTGATGAGCCTGTTTGTATCCTTTACCATCACTCCCCTATTGGCAAGCCGCTTTGGGCGTGTGGAGCATCTAAACAAGGCAACCTTGTGGGGACGCGCAAACCTGGGCTTTGAGCAGTTCCTGGACCGCATTAAGGAAGATTACGGCACACTGCTGAAAATCGCGTTGGGCAAAAAAAGGTGGGTGCTCTCAGCCACACTACTGCTCCTTATCGGTTCCATTGCCCTGGTGCCTACAGGATTTATTGGGGCGGCGTTCATACCGGCTACCGACCAGGGCGACCTGGTGATCAACCTCGAACTGGAGCCTACCGCACCAATTTACCGTACCAACCTGATGGCCCAGAAAGCCGAAAAGATACTGCTGTCCCAACCCCAGGTAAAGCAGGCTTTTTCAAGTATCGGTTTTGTAAGTGGCAGCGTCTCGGGAGCCGCCTCTAATGCCAACCTGGCGGAGATAACCATAACCCTGGTCGACAAAAAGCAGCGTAACCAAAGTGCCGAAGAATTCGGTATTGCCATGCAGCGCAGGCTGAGCAGTGTGCTACCGGGGGTAAAGATAACCGCTTCCGCCATATCCATAACCGGAAATGTCAACAGTGCCCCGGTACAGATCGCCATTAAGGGTACGGATATAACACAGGTACGACAGGTCGCGGAAGCCTACAGGAGTGTTGTCGCCTCCATACCGGGCACTAAATTTGTAAAACTTTCCGTAAAGAACCCTAAGCCCGAGGTAGCGATACAGCTCGACCGTGAGAAAATGGCGCTCCTGGGGCTCAACGCCGCACAGGTGGGTGCTACCCTGCAAAATGCGTTCAGCGGCAGTGACCAGAGCCTATTCCGCCAGGGGGGCAATGAATACGACATACTGGTGCGCCTGGACCATTTTAACCGTTCCGATATAAGTAATGTACGCAACATGCCCTTTGTGAACACGCTGGGACAAACGGTAACACTGGGACAATTTGCAACAGTGGGCGAAGTGCTGGGTGAGACCACCCTGCAGCGTATCAACAGGCTAAACGCCATCACCGTGCAGGCCAATGTTGCCGGCCGGCCTTCCGGTACCGTTACCGATGAGATCAGGTCCAAAGCAGCCTCGGTCAAAATTCCCGAGGGCATCGCCGTCAGCTACCTTGGGGACGCCAAGAACCAGGGTGATGCCTTTGGAAGCCTGGGCCTGGCACTGCTTACCGCCATCATCCTGGTTTACCTGATCATGGTGGCACTGTATGAGAATGCGGTGTACCCCTTTGTCGTGCTTTTTTCAATCCCCGTGGCGCTCGTGGGTGCGCTCCTTGCACTGGCCCTGACCATGGAAACCCTGAACATATTTACCATCATAGGGATGATCATGCTCCTGGGGCTGGTATCCAAGAATGCAATACTGATTGTCGATTTCACCAACCACCTGAGGGATGAAGGGCATAACGTTCGCCAGGCTTTAGTGGAGGCCGGTAAAGAACGTTTACGCCCGATCCTGATGACCACACTCGCCATGATACTTGGCATGCTCCCCATCGCCATTGCCAGCGGTGCCGGCTCTGAAATTAAGAACGGCATGGCATGGGTAATTATCGGCGGGCTCACAAGTTCCATGGTGCTTACCTTATTTGTGGTGCCCAGCATGTACCTGATCATCGACAACCTGCTCACGGCACTAAAACGCCCCAAACCCTGA
- a CDS encoding sensor histidine kinase produces MQQATPQIRDKRAIDLLFESRYKVLRHILLWVILLGIIFFSNWLKEYSGTVKLLRLLCVHISFIAMFYINMYVLVPRFFFRGQYALYFLFLLLLVSLGLFLMSGVLTKYLDPLRIAEVRQQAADDTGFYEGIIIVMPIILMTTAFSLFERWKTDNQRITELSNLTLSMELSELRNQINPHFLFNMLNGIKALVRSNPEKATMVIMKLSEFLRYQLYDNNEPGTPLRSEINFLSNFMDLEKLRRDNLSVNITSMADPKLLGTLLIPPNLFTTFAENAVKHSVDISDSPSYICMSVEVKGERLEFTCRNSKSVDYVAPGEGSSGLGLPNIKRRLSLLYGTGYRLDISTTEKEYTVILNIPI; encoded by the coding sequence ATGCAACAAGCTACCCCACAGATCCGGGATAAAAGGGCGATTGACCTGCTTTTTGAGTCCCGTTATAAGGTACTGCGCCATATATTGCTGTGGGTCATTTTACTGGGCATTATCTTTTTTTCGAACTGGCTTAAGGAGTACAGCGGCACTGTAAAGCTACTAAGGCTGCTGTGTGTGCACATCTCCTTCATCGCCATGTTTTACATTAATATGTACGTACTGGTACCCCGGTTTTTTTTCCGTGGACAGTACGCGCTGTACTTTCTCTTTTTGCTGCTGCTGGTCAGCCTGGGCCTGTTCCTTATGTCAGGCGTCCTTACCAAGTACCTTGATCCCTTAAGGATAGCAGAAGTGCGGCAACAGGCGGCTGATGATACCGGATTTTATGAGGGGATCATCATAGTGATGCCTATTATACTGATGACCACAGCATTTTCGCTTTTTGAACGCTGGAAAACCGATAACCAGCGGATTACCGAACTGAGCAACCTGACCTTGTCGATGGAGCTTAGCGAGCTTCGCAACCAGATCAACCCGCACTTCCTCTTTAATATGCTCAACGGGATCAAGGCGCTGGTGCGCAGCAACCCTGAAAAGGCAACTATGGTGATCATGAAGCTATCGGAATTTTTGCGTTACCAGCTTTATGACAATAATGAACCCGGTACGCCTTTGCGTTCTGAAATAAATTTTCTGTCCAACTTCATGGATCTGGAGAAGCTTCGCCGGGACAATCTCTCGGTAAACATTACATCTATGGCAGACCCAAAATTGCTGGGCACCCTGCTTATACCCCCCAACCTTTTTACCACTTTTGCCGAAAATGCGGTAAAGCACAGTGTGGACATCAGTGATAGCCCCTCCTATATCTGTATGAGCGTGGAGGTAAAGGGCGAGCGGCTGGAATTTACCTGCCGCAATTCAAAAAGTGTGGACTATGTTGCGCCCGGGGAAGGCAGCAGCGGGCTGGGCCTGCCCAATATAAAAAGGCGCCTCAGCCTGTTGTATGGCACGGGCTACAGGCTGGATATCAGCACTACCGAAAAAGAATATACCGTTATTTTAAATATTCCAATATGA
- a CDS encoding LytR/AlgR family response regulator transcription factor: MNCIIIDDEPLARAEMEALIREVSDLEILGTFSNAPAALGYMREHRVDLMFLDIEMPMVNGLEFAAQVSGESLIVFTTAYPQYALRSYELDAIDYLLKPVEKGRLERTIKKAAAYAGLLSEATEKSTVEGNSEDYLVIKSERRFHRIAYADIRYIEGLKDYVVIHTRTQKLITAMNLKNIHQRIAQHIFMRVSKSYLINRDYIDSFDHHTIYLGESEIPLGEVYKKEFFSKYTGGALNPEP, from the coding sequence ATGAATTGTATCATTATTGACGATGAGCCGCTTGCCCGCGCGGAGATGGAGGCCCTTATACGGGAAGTTTCAGACCTTGAGATCCTGGGCACCTTTTCCAACGCACCGGCAGCACTTGGTTATATGAGGGAGCACCGTGTAGACCTGATGTTCCTGGATATTGAAATGCCGATGGTCAACGGCCTGGAATTTGCTGCCCAGGTTTCCGGTGAAAGCCTTATTGTTTTCACTACTGCCTATCCGCAATACGCGCTCAGGAGCTATGAGCTGGATGCGATCGATTACCTTTTGAAGCCGGTGGAGAAAGGCAGGCTGGAGCGGACGATAAAAAAAGCGGCAGCTTATGCAGGGCTGCTTTCCGAGGCTACCGAAAAAAGCACTGTTGAGGGCAATAGTGAGGATTACCTTGTTATTAAATCCGAGCGACGCTTCCACCGGATCGCCTACGCCGACATCCGTTACATCGAGGGTTTAAAAGATTATGTGGTAATCCATACCAGAACGCAAAAGCTGATCACAGCGATGAACCTGAAGAACATCCACCAGAGAATAGCGCAGCATATTTTTATGCGCGTGAGTAAATCCTACCTGATCAACAGGGATTATATCGATTCTTTTGACCATCATACCATTTACCTCGGCGAATCGGAGATCCCGTTGGGGGAGGTCTACAAGAAAGAGTTTTTCAGCAAATACACCGGCGGTGCGCTCAACCCGGAACCGTAA
- a CDS encoding DUF6268 family outer membrane beta-barrel protein, protein MLDGSDKHFERFKGILTGTMVLKANAKTKMTVGLLGNIDPTAQTPIIPTFGYEHHFNNGFIIDINLPKSLMLRKNVFSNGRVSLGTELDQTSFYLYNLDTTGRRYEFRQLDINSGLLYEHMVANYFIITAKTGIKLSPNGRIFEKSGSFADPVFEIKNDPSFYFNFGVSFNPFAKYKKR, encoded by the coding sequence ATGCTGGACGGCAGTGATAAGCATTTCGAGAGGTTTAAAGGTATCCTTACCGGAACGATGGTGCTCAAGGCAAATGCAAAAACCAAAATGACCGTTGGCCTGCTGGGGAACATCGACCCTACCGCACAAACCCCCATCATCCCAACCTTTGGCTACGAACATCATTTTAATAATGGGTTCATCATTGACATCAACCTGCCTAAAAGCCTTATGCTGCGTAAAAATGTATTCAGCAATGGAAGGGTTTCCCTGGGTACCGAACTGGACCAGACTTCCTTTTATTTGTATAACCTGGATACAACCGGCCGCAGGTATGAATTCAGGCAGCTCGATATCAATTCCGGGCTCCTGTACGAGCACATGGTGGCCAACTATTTTATCATCACGGCGAAAACCGGGATCAAGCTAAGCCCTAACGGAAGGATCTTTGAAAAAAGTGGCTCATTTGCCGACCCCGTTTTTGAAATTAAAAACGACCCGTCCTTTTACTTTAACTTTGGTGTATCCTTCAATCCGTTTGCTAAATACAAAAAGAGATAA